Within the Corynebacterium sp. sy039 genome, the region TACCGCCCCAATGGGCTGGGAACTCGTGCGGGTGGACGATATCGACGATGACGAAGATCTAACCGCATTAGCACAAGCAGTGCGAGAAGCTGGGCAGACGACCTCGGGTCTGGTTGATCCGGTTGAGTCGGATCATAAAGATGATAAGGATAATGCCCAACCGAGTGCACAACACCCAGTGCATAGGGCGCAGGAACATCAGAAACGTCGTGCTCATCTGCGTGTTATTTCATCGCAATCAGATGTTACGCAGCGGTCTGATTCCAGCTCATCTCGGCATGACTAATTATCGTATTAAGATAGTAGAGAAGAAAAACCCCAGGAAAAACCATAACATCTGAAAGGTGCAGCACCGCTATGCGTTCACTCGAAGCAGTTAGCAAAGTTATTAAAGCCTATGACATTCGCGGTATCGTCGATGAGGATATTGACTCTGACTTTATTGAAGAAGTAGGCGCTGCTTTTGGCTACTTAATGAGGCAAGAAGGCGTGAAAAAAATTGCAGTCGGGCATGATATGCGTCCGTCATCTGCGCCATTATCTCAGGTTTTTGCTAAAGGAGTTAATTCTCAGGGGCTTGATGTGCTCTATCTAGGGCTAACATCAACTGATCAGTTGTATTATGTGTCCGGTGTGCAGGATTGTCCTGGT harbors:
- a CDS encoding DUF3499 domain-containing protein, producing MNQFRRCSRPGCGKPAVATLTYAYAQSTAVVGPLMHTSDPHSWDLCEYHASRITAPMGWELVRVDDIDDDEDLTALAQAVREAGQTTSGLVDPVESDHKDDKDNAQPSAQHPVHRAQEHQKRRAHLRVISSQSDVTQRSDSSSSRHD